In Agarivorans gilvus, one genomic interval encodes:
- a CDS encoding paraquat-inducible protein A, with protein MPTSAKQVGLKLCGHCHMVLPMQQSHCQRCHMRVHSRIPQSTQRCWAFIIAACIGLFPANLMAITVLTTRGAPQYETIMSGVISLIKDDMVSIAIVVFVASIVVPVMKLLGLIVILLSLHFHVNLDSRQRIVIYRIIDIIGKWSMLDLFVLSIMIAVFERNNLVGVEAGPGATAFGAVVMLTLFAAKSFDTRLIWDAQVE; from the coding sequence ATGCCGACATCCGCTAAACAAGTTGGCTTAAAGCTGTGTGGCCACTGCCACATGGTATTACCCATGCAGCAAAGCCATTGTCAGCGCTGTCATATGCGAGTGCATAGTCGCATTCCTCAAAGCACTCAGCGCTGTTGGGCGTTTATTATTGCCGCCTGTATTGGTTTGTTCCCGGCGAACCTCATGGCCATTACCGTTCTCACTACCCGTGGTGCTCCTCAGTACGAAACCATTATGTCGGGAGTGATTAGTCTGATTAAAGACGATATGGTCAGTATTGCTATCGTGGTTTTTGTTGCCAGCATCGTGGTTCCGGTGATGAAACTACTGGGACTAATAGTAATATTATTAAGCCTGCACTTTCATGTAAATTTAGATAGCCGCCAACGTATTGTTATCTATAGAATCATAGACATAATTGGTAAGTGGTCGATGCTCGATTTATTCGTGCTGTCGATTATGATTGCGGTGTTTGAGCGGAATAACTTGGTCGGTGTAGAAGCTGGGCCAGGAGCCACCGCCTTTGGCGCTGTAGTAATGCTAACGCTGTTTGCCGCTAAGTCTTTTGACACACGTTTAATATGGGATGCCCAAGTTGAATAA
- a CDS encoding paraquat-inducible protein A codes for MIEATHLCQSGQILVCPRCKHRLCRGSKPRFSNQLALALCCLIMVILANTYPLLSFSFLNIPSSANILRGTILLLDHGYYLVGFCVFLASFIAPILLFSLVCYTSFSLSIGWKSPMLATALHFQEDLIHWSMIEVYLVSFIVALVKLVDFAEIHLGYGLWCICITLFLSTRLIQRLDPSEYWERYADIR; via the coding sequence TTGATCGAAGCAACCCATCTATGCCAGTCTGGGCAGATATTGGTGTGCCCACGTTGTAAGCACCGTTTATGTCGCGGCAGCAAACCTCGCTTTTCTAACCAACTCGCTTTGGCCTTATGTTGTCTGATCATGGTGATTCTGGCTAATACTTACCCCTTACTTAGCTTCTCTTTTTTAAATATTCCGAGTTCTGCCAACATTCTAAGGGGGACAATACTGCTGCTAGACCACGGCTACTATTTAGTGGGGTTTTGTGTTTTTTTAGCCAGTTTTATTGCGCCGATTTTATTATTCAGCTTGGTTTGTTATACCTCATTTTCTCTAAGCATTGGCTGGAAATCGCCAATGCTTGCCACTGCCCTGCACTTCCAAGAAGACCTGATTCACTGGAGCATGATAGAAGTGTACTTAGTCAGTTTTATAGTGGCTTTGGTAAAACTGGTGGACTTTGCCGAAATCCACCTTGGCTATGGTCTTTGGTGTATCTGTATTACCTTATTTTTGTCTACCCGTTTAATTCAACGCCTCGACCCCTCTGAATATTGGGAGCGTTATGCCGACATCCGCTAA